A window of the Cystobacter fuscus genome harbors these coding sequences:
- the asnS gene encoding asparagine--tRNA ligase — protein sequence MQVVSVKKALDGSVAPDTKVEVRGWVRTRRDSKAGISFVNVSDGSTFDPIQVVAPNTLSNYEADVLRLTAGCSVVCRGTLVKSQGKGQSFEVQADEVRVLGFVDDPDTYPIQPKQHSLEFLREVAHLRPRTNTFGAITRVRHTAAQAIHRFFHEEGFFWVNTPIITASDAEGAGQMFRVSTLDTVNPPRTDTGKIDWSKDFFGKEAYLTVSGQLNVEAYCLALSKVYTFGPTFRAENSNTTRHLAEFWMIEPEIAFADLNDDANLAERFLKYVFQAVLTECAPDMKFFEERQQKGVTERLEKFIQSSFERIDYTDAIEILKKAKKKFEYAPEWGKDLQTEHERYLAEEHVGRPVVVMNYPEQIKAFYMRMNDDGKTVAAMDVLAPGIGEIIGGSQREERLDRLDERMKKFGLHPEGYQWFRDLRRYGSVPHAGFGLGFERLIVYICGLQNIRDAIPYPRVPGWAQF from the coding sequence ATGCAGGTGGTCAGTGTGAAGAAGGCGCTGGATGGCTCGGTGGCGCCGGACACGAAGGTCGAGGTGCGGGGCTGGGTGCGTACCCGCCGGGACTCGAAGGCGGGCATCAGCTTCGTCAACGTGAGCGACGGCTCCACTTTCGATCCCATCCAGGTGGTGGCACCCAACACGCTGTCCAATTACGAGGCGGACGTGCTGCGGCTCACCGCGGGCTGCTCCGTCGTCTGCCGCGGCACGCTCGTGAAGAGCCAGGGCAAGGGCCAGTCCTTCGAGGTCCAGGCCGATGAGGTGCGGGTGCTCGGCTTCGTGGACGATCCGGACACCTATCCCATCCAGCCCAAGCAGCACTCGCTGGAGTTCCTCCGGGAAGTGGCCCACCTGCGTCCGCGCACCAACACGTTCGGCGCCATCACCCGCGTGCGCCACACGGCGGCCCAGGCCATCCACCGCTTCTTCCACGAGGAGGGCTTCTTCTGGGTGAACACTCCCATCATCACCGCGAGCGACGCCGAGGGCGCCGGACAGATGTTCCGCGTGTCCACGCTCGACACGGTGAACCCCCCGCGCACGGACACGGGGAAGATCGACTGGAGCAAGGACTTCTTCGGCAAGGAGGCCTACCTCACCGTCTCCGGCCAGCTCAACGTGGAGGCGTACTGCCTGGCGCTGTCCAAGGTGTACACGTTCGGCCCCACGTTCCGCGCGGAGAACTCCAACACCACCCGGCACCTGGCCGAGTTCTGGATGATCGAGCCGGAGATCGCCTTCGCGGACCTCAACGACGACGCGAACCTGGCCGAGCGCTTCCTCAAGTATGTCTTCCAGGCGGTGCTCACCGAGTGCGCCCCGGACATGAAGTTCTTCGAGGAGCGCCAGCAGAAGGGCGTCACCGAGCGTCTGGAGAAGTTCATCCAGTCGAGCTTCGAGCGCATCGACTACACGGATGCGATTGAAATCCTCAAGAAGGCCAAGAAGAAGTTCGAGTACGCGCCCGAGTGGGGCAAGGACCTGCAGACCGAGCACGAGCGCTACCTCGCCGAGGAGCACGTGGGCCGGCCCGTGGTGGTGATGAACTACCCGGAGCAGATCAAGGCCTTCTACATGCGCATGAACGACGACGGGAAGACCGTGGCGGCCATGGACGTGCTGGCCCCGGGCATCGGCGAGATCATCGGTGGCAGCCAGCGCGAGGAGCGCCTGGACCGGCTCGACGAGCGCATGAAGAAGTTCGGCCTGCACCCCGAGGGCTACCAGTGGTTTCGGGATCTGCGGCGCTACGGCTCGGTGCCCCACGCGGGCTTCGGGCTCGGGTTCGAGCGGCTCATCGTCTACATCTGCGGCCTGCAGAACATCCGCGACGCCATTCCCTACCCGCGCGTGCCGGGCTGGGCGCAGTTCTGA
- a CDS encoding 1,4-dihydroxy-2-naphthoyl-CoA synthase gives MTVSALFNPARWREVDGFKFEDITYHRAVDQGTVRIAFNRPEVRNAFRPKTVDELYTALEHARTSTDVGCVLITGNGPSPKDGGWAFCSGGDQRIRGKDGYKYEGDQAGKPDPGRLGRLHILEVQRLIRFMPKVVIAVVPGWAVGGGHSLHVVCDLTIASREHAIFKQTDPDVASFDSGYGSALLARQVGQKKAREIFFLGLNYTADQAAAMGMVNASVPHAQLEEVALEWAALINSKSPTAMRMLKYGFNLPDDGLVGQQLFAGEATRLAYGTEEAQEGRDAFLEKRDQDYKRFPWHY, from the coding sequence ATGACCGTTTCCGCCCTCTTCAACCCCGCGCGCTGGCGCGAGGTCGACGGCTTCAAGTTCGAGGACATCACCTACCACCGCGCCGTGGATCAGGGCACGGTGCGCATCGCCTTCAATCGTCCCGAGGTGCGCAATGCCTTCCGGCCCAAGACGGTGGACGAGCTGTACACGGCGCTCGAGCACGCGCGCACGAGCACCGACGTGGGCTGCGTGCTGATCACGGGCAATGGCCCCTCGCCCAAGGACGGCGGCTGGGCGTTCTGCTCGGGCGGAGATCAGCGCATCCGCGGCAAGGACGGCTACAAGTACGAGGGCGATCAGGCGGGCAAGCCGGATCCGGGCCGGCTCGGCCGGCTGCACATCCTCGAGGTCCAGCGACTCATCCGCTTCATGCCCAAGGTCGTCATCGCCGTGGTGCCCGGCTGGGCGGTGGGCGGCGGACACAGCCTGCACGTGGTGTGTGACTTGACGATCGCCAGCCGCGAGCACGCCATCTTCAAGCAGACGGACCCGGACGTGGCGAGCTTCGACAGCGGCTACGGCTCGGCGCTGCTCGCGCGGCAGGTGGGCCAGAAGAAGGCGCGGGAGATCTTCTTCCTCGGGCTCAACTACACGGCGGATCAGGCCGCCGCCATGGGCATGGTGAACGCGTCGGTGCCCCACGCCCAGTTGGAGGAGGTGGCCCTGGAGTGGGCGGCCCTCATCAACTCCAAGAGCCCCACGGCGATGCGCATGCTCAAGTATGGCTTCAACCTGCCGGATGATGGCCTCGTGGGGCAGCAGCTCTTCGCGGGCGAGGCCACGCGGCTGGCCTACGGCACCGAGGAGGCCCAGGAGGGCCGCGACGCCTTCCTGGAGAAGCGCGACCAGGACTACAAGCGCTTTCCCTGGCATTACTGA